CTTCCTCTTTTCTGCATATCAGCGTTTGTCAGTAATGCCCATCAGCGAATAGTGAATGAAATAATACAAACTCTTGAAAAATCCTAAATGCTCATGCTGCCGATAGATTGTCCATGTCCACTGAGCAGCCTGAAGTTTATTGGAGCTTAATGAAGTCTGATGTTTCCGGTATTTAGCCAGAATCAGATCTGAAGCAAGATAGGCAACTATACCACTGCGCGCAATGGATAACCAGCAAGCGTAATCTTCATGGTTTATCTGTGGAAATGGATACTGTAAGGCAGTCTTTCGAGTCAGCATCACCGTTAACAGTCCAATACGATTACCCTTTAGCATTTCTTGATAAGTTAACTGAGTTTGCGACACTTTTCGCTGACCAACCTGAGTACCATGATCATCAACAACATCATAATTGCAGTACGAGAAATCAGCCTGATGCTCCTGCATAAAGCTAATCTGAACCTCGAGCTTTTTTGGCAACCACATGTCGTCACTATCTAAAAAGGCGACATATTGTCCTTGAGCATGCGCAACACCAACATTGCGGGCATTGGCAACTCCTTGATTCGCTGAAAGTTGAACGAGCTTAATTCTGGCATCCTGGGTCATTAACTTCTGAACAACAGCCACCGTGTCATCAGTTGATTGGTCGTCAACCACCCAGATTTCAAAGTCCTGAAATGTTTGTTGTCGTACAGATTGAATCGTGGCCGGAAGATAAGCGGCAGCGTTATACGCTGGGACAATGACAGATACGCGCGGTGCACTTTTCAAAACGGGTTTTCTCCTTATTCAAAGCAAACAACGTCTGACACTAAAATTATCAGCCACCATTGTACCATATGGCCAATCAATCTATCACTGCAATGACGCCACATACTTCGCCAACCCCTCAGCCAGCGGCGTATGCGGCATAAACTCGAACTGATCCAGCTTGTCTACCTGAGCATACGAGTCACGGATATCGCCCAATCGGGGTTCTTGATAAGTCGCGTGCAGTGTTTTGCCAGTTAACTTTTCAAGCTCTTTAGCGACCTGATTTAACGAGGTTTGCTGGCCATTTGCAACATTAAACACGTCGTCTCGGGCACTCGGTGTTTCGAGCAAACCGCGAATGGCCCGCACAACATCGCCTACATAGATAAAGTCACGTGTCTGCTCACCATCGCCGAAGAAGGTGAACGGCTTGTCGGCTTTTAACGCATCCATCATGATTGACAAAACGCCGCTGTATGGTGATTTCGGGTTTTGCTTTGGACCGTATACGTTGAAGAAGCGGGTGCAGACAACTGGCATGTTGTACAGCCGCCCATAGTTAAGAACTTCCCGTTCAGTGGCAAATTTATCCACCGCATATTGTGTCAACGGTTTAACTGCCATGGTTTCCGCTTTAGGCAATGCTGGTGAATCGCCGTAAACGGCTGCAGAGCTCGAAAAATACAGCTTTTTAAACCTGATTTGATGCGTACGCAAAGTTTCCAACATGCTAAGATTGGCCTCTTGATTCACCAAATGCGTTGCATACGGGCGCTCAACGGAATCTGCCACACTGGCAATTGCCGCCAGCAAAACGATGTAGTCAAATTTACCGTCAATCAGCAAACGGGACATGAAATCATGGTCCGTGATGCTGTGTTCATAAAAAGTCACCCGATCAGAGTCTGGAATATTTTCCCGCAGACCCATTGATAAATCGTCGACGATGGTCACGGTGTTCTTCGGGTCGGTTAATAGCAGTTCGGTTAAATTGGACCCAATAAAGCCGGCTCCGCCAGTCACTAAGTAGTTGCTCAAAATAGTTTCCTCCATTATGGTGACTTCATTTTCTTCATTATCGTATCACAGCTTCTGTCATGTCACTGCCACTTACTGAAAATGTTAGCAAAATGATAAAAAGCGCCGCTGTCTAGCGCCGCTCCTTTACTATGATATTTTTCTAAGCTACATGGATCCTAATTCGACTGCACGAGCCGCCGATCCAACCAACGACTTGCCAGTGACAAGGCATAGTTGACCACGAAGTACATCACTGCCAGCGCCACAAACATCGGGATCATATAGTTGATATTCTGCCCATAAATAATTTGCGCGTGGTAGGTTGCTTCTGGCAAGAGAATGATGGTGGCCAGCGAGGTGTCCTTGACCAGCGAGATAAACTGGCTGACGATTGGCGGAATCATTTTCTTCAAGGCTTGTGGCATGATGATATAGCGCATGGCTTGATAGAACGTGAGTCCATTGCTGCGAGCGGCTTCCATCTGGCCACGCGGCACCGCGTTAATGCCAGAACGGACGATTTCGGCGAGCATGGCCGATTCGAAAATGCTCATGGCGATAATCGCCGCAGCGACAACATTCAAGCGAATGCCAATGTCAGGTAAGGCAAAATAAGTGAAGAACAAAATCAGCAGTAATGGCAGATTTCGAATCAAATCAATCACAAAACCTACAATTGCTGAAAAATATTTAATTTTCACGTAACGTGCTAGGCCAAGAATCACGCCCAGAATAAAGCTAAAGAATATCGAGACAATCGAAACTTCCAGTGTCACCCCTAGTCCTTGAAGCAGGTAACGCAGGTTAATCCATGAATACGCGTCAATAAAATTATGCATAAGCCCTGCTCCTTTCTAGGCGGTGACCCATTTTTTCTCAAGATATCGCATCAGATAACTTAATGGCATCGTCAACACGAGGTAGAAAACCCCAACAATCAGATACGTATCAAAGGTGGAAAACGTCGTGGCGGCGATCAGTTTGCCTTGGTACATCAGGTCAAACCCAGCAACAAAAGCGAGGACAGAACTGTTCTTGACCAAGTTGATGAATTGATTGCCCAATGGCGGAATAACCATTTTAAAAGCTTGCGGGAAAATAATCTGGATCATCGCTTGATTGTACGTCATACCAATGCTACGAGCGCCTTCCATTTGCCCGCCTGGCACAGCTTCAATGCCGGCACGCACCGTTTCCGCGATGAATGCACTGGTATAAATCAGCAAACCAATCGTCCCAGCCGTAAAACCGTCAATTTTAACGATGAACTGCGGTACGATCACGTAAAAAGCCAATGTAATAACTAGCAGCGGGATATTCCGCACTATTTCAACGTAAATGCGCCCGATCACCCGCAAACTCTTGAATGGCGAAATTTCTAGGAGTGCGAACAAGGTGCCAACGATTAAACTGCCAATCAAGGCGAGAATGCTGGAAGCCAGTGTGTAACCGACACCGGACATAAAGGTTCCCCAGTTATTGGTAAGAATTGACCACATGCTATTCCACCTCCTTGAGACTGAAGCCTGGCACATCACCAAACCACTTCTTAATTAACTTGGCATAGGTGCCGTTTTGCTTAAGTTGCTTAATCGCCTTATTGACAGCTTGCACAAATGGTTTTTGACCCTTGTTGATCGCAATCCCATAAGGCTCCTTCGTAAAGGTTCCGCCTGTGACGATATAATTTGGATCTTGTTCGGACATCCCATAAAGAATGCCGTTGTCAGTCGTGAGTGCATCGCCCTGCCCTGACTTCAGCGCAGTAAAAGCCTGCGCATAATCAGACAACTGCAAAACGGTGGTATCTGGCGCGGCTTTTTTAACGTTGTCAACGGAATTGGAGCCTTGCACCCCGATGACTTTTGTCCCCTTCTTCAAGTCTTTGACGGACTTAATCGGGCTGCCTTTTTTAACCAAAATACTTTGGCCAGCGTTGAAGTAAACATCGGAAAAATCCAAAATCTTTTGACGTTCTGGCGTAATTGTCATCGTTGCAATCACCGCATCGACGTTGCCGCCTTTGATCATCGGCACCCGAGTATCACTGGTGACCTGGACCAGTTGGGCCTTGCCTTTGCTACCAAGGATCTGCTTCGTGATTGCCTTAGCCATATCGACATCAAAACCTTCAATTTTACCGGTTTTGATATCCATCAGTCCAAACAAACGGGTGTCAGCTTTAACACCCCAGACAATCGTATTTGTCGTCTTGGCAGTTGTTAAAATATCGCGATCGGCGACACTTTTGCCGCAACTACTTAGTGGCATCATTAACAACACTAAGAGCAACGGCAGGAGCATGCGTTTCCACAATTTTGCCATTCAACTTCCTCCTCTTTAAACGCGATCGCTGGCGTAGAAATCTGCGCATAAGGATCTTGATCATGGTGGCCAAGGCCATCACTTCCAAGGCCGTTTACGCGCCATTTTCACCGCCCAGCTCACGCCCTTAGTGGTTAATAATTTTACTGAGAAATTCCTTGGCCCGTGGTTCTTGAGGATCATCAAAGAATTGATCGACATTGGCCGAGTCAACCAGAATCTGGCCGTCATCCATAAAGACAATCCGATTACCGACGTGACGAGCAAAGCCCATTTCGTGAGTGACAACCACCATGGTCATGCCCTGTTCGGCAATTTTCTGCATCACATCCAGCACATCGCCGATCATTTCCGGATCCAGTGCACTGGTCGGTTCGTCAAACAAAATAGCTTTAGGTTTCATCGCCAAACTGCGGGCGATAGCTACCCGCTGTTGCTGTCCACCAGAAAGCTCACCTGGGAAACTGTCGGCTTTATTTTCGAGGCCAACCATTTTCAACAGATCATGCGCTTCCTGCTCAACTTCTTGCTTATTTCGTTTCAGAACCAAATCTGGTCCTAAGGTCACGTTTTGCAACACATTCTTATTGGCATACAGGTTAAAATGCTGGAAAACCATACCCACATTTTTGCGAATGCGGTTCATATCGGTTTTCTTGTCAGCTAGGTCAAAATCATTCACGATTAGTTGTCCAGATGTGATCCGCTCCAGCCCATTGATGCAACGAAGTAAGGTACTTTTGCCGGATCCAGACGGCCCAATGATGGTGACAACTTCACCACGATCAACTGTGAGATTGATATTCTTTAAAGCATGAAATTTACCAAAGTACTTATTAACGTCATGAAATTCGATCATTGACATGTTCGAGGACCTCCTTGGGTTCACTGATGCTTATCATGGATTTTACAGAGAAACTTAATAATGCGCAAATATTTCTTATTCATTATGACAACCTTTTTGCTTTGAAGAGCTTCTCATCGCCTTTATTTGGGACTTCTGAGCGTTCTATGAAGTTTTAAAAGGTCTTGTGATCACTGGTATCTAAAACCGCTCAGACGTCAGTAGCTACCCTTCTATGACAAATGAATCAGTCCTAAAACGTTATGATTGCCTTGCTACCATTCAAAAGGACAGTTATCTTGATTGCCTGCCGCTGGTTAATCACCTAACTCACACTCAAAAAAATCAGGCCAACGTCACTTTTGCGTTTCTAGAAAAGTAACGGGTCTACACTTTCTGGTGTTGAGAAATAATCAACACTGAACGTGTAGGCCCTTTTTGGATAACGCAAAAAGACACCTACTCAGTGTCCATGCTATGCTTGTTAGCGTCGAAACCAAAAGCAAGCGAGGTTATGAGTAAATGTCCCAATACGATCCTACACTGTCCGTCCTTGGAATACCAGACCATAATATCAAAGTTGCCTTTGTTCGTCATGAATATCGCGGCAACGGGGTACGTCGCCGCCAGTATCATGTGATTGATGCCGAGCTGACTTACCGGTTAACCCGGTGCCCACTGTGTGGCTTTGAGGCCTTGCACCCTAACGGGTTTTATACGGCCCACGTGCGCGTCCTCAATGGGGTTGAAATGCCGACAGTCATTGACTTGCACAAGCAACGATGGCGCTGTCATAACTGTTACCACACAGTCAGTGCCAAGACGCCACTCGTGCAACCCAACCACACGATCGCCACTCACATGACAGAGCGAATCATGAAGTTAGCGCATGAACGGTTGCCAGTCAAAACCATCGCCCGTATTATCGGAATCTCAGCTTCCTCGGTTCAACGGATCATTGACCAAAATCTCAAACTCCGACCGGCTCGCCGGCTGCCCACGCGACTCTGCTTTGATGAGTTCCTTTCCACTCATGGCATGATGTCGTTTATCTGTCTTGATGCCGATTCACATCGTCTGATTGCCTTGCTTGGTGACCGATTCAACCGCACGATTAAAAACTTCTTCATCGCTCATTATTCACTCGCTGAACGCACTCGGGTCCAGACGGTCACCATGGACATGAATGCAGCTTATCAGACGATTATTCATGAGGTTTTCCCCAAGGCCCAAGTCGTCATTGATCGGTTCTATATCATTCAACTTGCGGCTCGTGCCCTTGATCAGGTACGCGTCCAAGCGCTCAAACAGCTTGATGACAAACACAGCCGTCCTTATAAGATCATGAAGACAAACTGGCGGCTTTTTCATCAAACTGCGCCTGACGCTAAACACAAACAGTTCCTGTTTGGTTTGAATGAATACGTCACGCAACAGGAGGCCATCGATATCGCACTTGATACTGAGCCCAAGCTCAAGCAAACCTACGAGACCTACTTAGCGCTTCATGATGCCTTGATGGTGAAGAAACATCCCACGGAACTGGCAAACCTGTTAGCTACTTACGAGCCAAACGGTACGGCAATGGACATGACGATCGCGACGCTTAAGCGACACAAAGTCGCTGTTCTCGCCGCTGTCACCAGCCCTTATTCCAACGGTCCGATCGAAGGGGTTAACCGCCTCATCAAGTCACTCAAACGATCCTGTTTTGGCTTCAAGAATCAGCTGAACTTCTTCAAACGAATCTACCAAATCACGGCATAACATGACAAAGACGGCTCCCCAAATGGAGAACCGCCTCAAATGATAAATTTATTCTTCAACACCAGTTGACGTAGAGCCAAAGTAACGTCGTCCTGACTGTAGCCTTTTTTCAATTGATGGCACAACTATTTCATAACAGTTTATTCATCGTGGCGATGCCGTCTGCTTTCGCGAGTCGGCAAGGGCTTGGATGCAGCCTGCGAGGTTGACGGGGCTGGCTCATTGGTCATCTTAGCAGTTTCGCGTTGGCTTTCGCGCGTTGTGTGTCGTGAGTCCAAAGGCTCCGCCTCATGCTCAGGCTGCCGATCACCAGTAGTTGCCTTGTCCTGATACGCCAACTGCACGGTTAAACTGTAAGGTTGCGCTTCCTTGCGTAAGCCGCTTCGACCCAGCAGCTTCTGTTCACCACCGATCAAAAAGACATTCGCAACCACAAGATGATAGTCACGCTGCGCCGCTTCGACCGGCAACAAACCGACCCGATCAACGGTGGCCAGTGGCTTGGCCATTAAGGCATTCAAGCCGCCCGTGATGACAAGCTTACTGTCTAGGTGCTGTAGATCAAAGAATGGCAACGGGAACGGTGCGCCAATCGCCAGAACCGGTTGTTGCGTCTCCTGTGCCACACGACCAACGGCTTTGTCATCTAGTCCTTGATAATTCAAACTCAGCACACCTTGTTTAACGAGGCTATCGACAAGCGTATCCAAATTGGCTTGCTGTTCCTCCGTCATGGTGACATCGGCCGTCAGCAATTGATCTTGTGAAAAAACGCCTTGAGCCGGTGCTGCACCCAATTGTGTGCGCAATTCATTTTCGACAGCGGTTTTTTTGGCAGCGTTACTGCCAAGCCATTTTTCAACCTTGGGTGAAATGTCAAACTTCGTTGTCTTATTTGTAAAATAATATAAGAAGTTCAAGCCAATAAAATACAAAAAGACAACAAATGCAAGCATAAACAGTGCGCCGCGAATGCGAAAGTCCGGATAGCGCAGGTTTTGAATCGCCACATATAGTAAATAGAAGTTGGCAATGAGTGCCACCCACGTGAAGGCTTTCCCCTTGGGTTTGTCGGCAACGTTAAAATAGCCCAACACGCGGTTGATAATATCAATAACAGTTAACATGATCTCATCCTTTCCGCGAGTTACTGACCGCCAGAGCCGGTTGTGTCTGTTTCTTGTCCATTTTGATTATTATTCTGCTGACTAGGTGTTGTTGAGCTTGTTGAGGCAGAAGCAGACGGGGTTGACGTTGTGTCTGAGCTGCTTGGTTCCTGAGTTGAAGCAGCCGAACTCACGGTGCTGTTATCATCATTTTGATCTTGATTGCTGGTTTCAGCCTGCGATTGGCTAGCCTCTGGTTGCCGCGACGCCGAAGCTTGACTCGGTGCAACATGTGACGACGCGGACTGACCAGCGCGCGAGGCAGATTCTGATTTTATTTTTGATACCAATTCACTTTGCTCAGTCGCCGATTTTGGTTGGTTCACCGGATTGATCGTGTTCACAATGTTATATGCACTAATCAAAACAATGAGTGACACAATCGCAGTCGGTGGTAATAATGGCGGGGTACGATAAGCCATGAAGCCAGCTCCTTTCATCCATCGTTTAATTGTACCTCAATAACTAGATGATACCATTTAAGTTCTTGCTAAGATGACAAGTTTGCCATTTCCGGAGTCTTTAAATGGTGGTCATGTCTGCCCTGATAACACGCTCCCATTCAAAGATGGAAGAAGCCGACAACGTACACCTAAACGTCTTCCACCTCAACTCATTCGGGGCGCATTCCGCTGACGCCCTGTCTTCAAAGCGCTGCCGCCTGCGTTCATAAAAAAAGCACATACATCAACATGTACATGCTCGCCTGTCGCTTAGGCATTTTTAAGGCGGTCTGCGTGTTGCTGGCATTCCGCACACAGCCCATAAAGTTCAAAATTATGACTTTGAATTTTTGCACCCGGCACTTGTTTCTCGAAGTAATTGAGTGGACACATTTTCAACTCGATCACTTTCCCGCAATTTGTACAAATAAAGTGGTGGTGATGCGGATGCTGGAAATCACACTGTAATTTCACAACAATCTGATCATCTTGCATCCGGCTTTCAACAATGCCCATCTCAATAAATGATTTGACATTTCGATAAATAGTATCGTGAGAGACTCCCGGAAATTGGGTACGCATATAACGATCCAGTATCGTCACCGCCGTGTAGCGATGCTGATTCCTGCCGAGATAATCAACCATCGATTCACGCTGCTTGGTCACGCGATAACCGTGCTGTTTCAATTCTTCTAATGCAATCGTTGTGTTATCCATGCGAACTCCTTTAGCTTGACACTTTGATTAATGGCGTGTAGACTATTAAATCGTATTGATTACGATTAATCAATCATTAGTGTACCACGCAAAACAGGAGGAAGCAATATGGCAGAAAAAGCTGACTACGCATCCGCAGCACGGCGGTTGAAGAGTAAAAACCCGAAAACCCGTTCACGGGCAAAACGCGTGATTAAAGCCGTTAAGAAACCAGTCAAGTAATTTTATCGCATTATTCAAACAACATGTAGCAAGGCGCGAGCACCGGTGATCATCACCGTGGCTCGCGCCTTATTTTTCTTCTAAATCGATGCGGGCAAGGCCGCAACTTTTCAAAGCCAAGGTTTTCATAAATTGATCCACTTGCTCGCGCGCCTCATCCCAACTGTCATTTTTGATCACAGTGGCAAACGGCTTTAGTTCGTCTGGCAAGGTTAAATCGCGTTTATATTCCGGACTTTTCAACCGCGCAGCAACCATGGCAGGATCATCGCCACGGCTCAACAACCGATCTTTTAATACCGTTGGGTTATCAATTGTTAAAAATAAGACCACGACCTCCTTTGGCAACTCACGCACATAGGTAATGGCACCTTTTGTGTCTAGAA
This genomic window from Lacticaseibacillus paracasei subsp. paracasei contains:
- a CDS encoding amino acid ABC transporter permease encodes the protein MWSILTNNWGTFMSGVGYTLASSILALIGSLIVGTLFALLEISPFKSLRVIGRIYVEIVRNIPLLVITLAFYVIVPQFIVKIDGFTAGTIGLLIYTSAFIAETVRAGIEAVPGGQMEGARSIGMTYNQAMIQIIFPQAFKMVIPPLGNQFINLVKNSSVLAFVAGFDLMYQGKLIAATTFSTFDTYLIVGVFYLVLTMPLSYLMRYLEKKWVTA
- a CDS encoding ISL3 family transposase, which codes for MSQYDPTLSVLGIPDHNIKVAFVRHEYRGNGVRRRQYHVIDAELTYRLTRCPLCGFEALHPNGFYTAHVRVLNGVEMPTVIDLHKQRWRCHNCYHTVSAKTPLVQPNHTIATHMTERIMKLAHERLPVKTIARIIGISASSVQRIIDQNLKLRPARRLPTRLCFDEFLSTHGMMSFICLDADSHRLIALLGDRFNRTIKNFFIAHYSLAERTRVQTVTMDMNAAYQTIIHEVFPKAQVVIDRFYIIQLAARALDQVRVQALKQLDDKHSRPYKIMKTNWRLFHQTAPDAKHKQFLFGLNEYVTQQEAIDIALDTEPKLKQTYETYLALHDALMVKKHPTELANLLATYEPNGTAMDMTIATLKRHKVAVLAAVTSPYSNGPIEGVNRLIKSLKRSCFGFKNQLNFFKRIYQITA
- a CDS encoding amino acid ABC transporter ATP-binding protein; protein product: MSMIEFHDVNKYFGKFHALKNINLTVDRGEVVTIIGPSGSGKSTLLRCINGLERITSGQLIVNDFDLADKKTDMNRIRKNVGMVFQHFNLYANKNVLQNVTLGPDLVLKRNKQEVEQEAHDLLKMVGLENKADSFPGELSGGQQQRVAIARSLAMKPKAILFDEPTSALDPEMIGDVLDVMQKIAEQGMTMVVVTHEMGFARHVGNRIVFMDDGQILVDSANVDQFFDDPQEPRAKEFLSKIINH
- a CDS encoding Fur family transcriptional regulator: MDNTTIALEELKQHGYRVTKQRESMVDYLGRNQHRYTAVTILDRYMRTQFPGVSHDTIYRNVKSFIEMGIVESRMQDDQIVVKLQCDFQHPHHHHFICTNCGKVIELKMCPLNYFEKQVPGAKIQSHNFELYGLCAECQQHADRLKNA
- a CDS encoding NAD-dependent epimerase/dehydratase family protein, translating into MEETILSNYLVTGGAGFIGSNLTELLLTDPKNTVTIVDDLSMGLRENIPDSDRVTFYEHSITDHDFMSRLLIDGKFDYIVLLAAIASVADSVERPYATHLVNQEANLSMLETLRTHQIRFKKLYFSSSAAVYGDSPALPKAETMAVKPLTQYAVDKFATEREVLNYGRLYNMPVVCTRFFNVYGPKQNPKSPYSGVLSIMMDALKADKPFTFFGDGEQTRDFIYVGDVVRAIRGLLETPSARDDVFNVANGQQTSLNQVAKELEKLTGKTLHATYQEPRLGDIRDSYAQVDKLDQFEFMPHTPLAEGLAKYVASLQ
- a CDS encoding glycosyltransferase family 2 protein, producing MKSAPRVSVIVPAYNAAAYLPATIQSVRQQTFQDFEIWVVDDQSTDDTVAVVQKLMTQDARIKLVQLSANQGVANARNVGVAHAQGQYVAFLDSDDMWLPKKLEVQISFMQEHQADFSYCNYDVVDDHGTQVGQRKVSQTQLTYQEMLKGNRIGLLTVMLTRKTALQYPFPQINHEDYACWLSIARSGIVAYLASDLILAKYRKHQTSLSSNKLQAAQWTWTIYRQHEHLGFFKSLYYFIHYSLMGITDKR
- a CDS encoding DUF6681 family protein, whose protein sequence is MLTVIDIINRVLGYFNVADKPKGKAFTWVALIANFYLLYVAIQNLRYPDFRIRGALFMLAFVVFLYFIGLNFLYYFTNKTTKFDISPKVEKWLGSNAAKKTAVENELRTQLGAAPAQGVFSQDQLLTADVTMTEEQQANLDTLVDSLVKQGVLSLNYQGLDDKAVGRVAQETQQPVLAIGAPFPLPFFDLQHLDSKLVITGGLNALMAKPLATVDRVGLLPVEAAQRDYHLVVANVFLIGGEQKLLGRSGLRKEAQPYSLTVQLAYQDKATTGDRQPEHEAEPLDSRHTTRESQRETAKMTNEPAPSTSQAASKPLPTRESRRHRHDE
- a CDS encoding putative metal homeostasis protein, coding for MAEKADYASAARRLKSKNPKTRSRAKRVIKAVKKPVK
- a CDS encoding guanylate kinase gives rise to the protein MKAAHKLIVITGATGTGKTTVSGYLRDNYRIHRVMTHTTRPARTGEKNGVDYYFETPASFATKHFIEKVTYAGYEYGSSHESLEKNWTKHPFLSIVLDTKGAITYVRELPKEVVVLFLTIDNPTVLKDRLLSRGDDPAMVAARLKSPEYKRDLTLPDELKPFATVIKNDSWDEAREQVDQFMKTLALKSCGLARIDLEEK
- a CDS encoding glutamate ABC transporter substrate-binding protein, translated to MAKLWKRMLLPLLLVLLMMPLSSCGKSVADRDILTTAKTTNTIVWGVKADTRLFGLMDIKTGKIEGFDVDMAKAITKQILGSKGKAQLVQVTSDTRVPMIKGGNVDAVIATMTITPERQKILDFSDVYFNAGQSILVKKGSPIKSVKDLKKGTKVIGVQGSNSVDNVKKAAPDTTVLQLSDYAQAFTALKSGQGDALTTDNGILYGMSEQDPNYIVTGGTFTKEPYGIAINKGQKPFVQAVNKAIKQLKQNGTYAKLIKKWFGDVPGFSLKEVE
- a CDS encoding amino acid ABC transporter permease: MHNFIDAYSWINLRYLLQGLGVTLEVSIVSIFFSFILGVILGLARYVKIKYFSAIVGFVIDLIRNLPLLLILFFTYFALPDIGIRLNVVAAAIIAMSIFESAMLAEIVRSGINAVPRGQMEAARSNGLTFYQAMRYIIMPQALKKMIPPIVSQFISLVKDTSLATIILLPEATYHAQIIYGQNINYMIPMFVALAVMYFVVNYALSLASRWLDRRLVQSN